The Fusarium falciforme chromosome 4, complete sequence genomic interval TACTGCCTCCTCGGTATATTCAACACTCACATGAGCCCGATATACGGAGAGGGCGGTGGGATGGCCTTCATCCGCCTGCAGCGCGAGCTCCTCGACAAATCCAGCGACCACTCATTCCTTGCCTGGGGCTCACCGACCGCCCCCGGGGCCCTCGCCGTCGCGGCCCCGGAAGCAACGGACGTCCTGAGCGGCGTACTCGCGCGGTCGCCGGCCTCTTTCGTGGGGTGCGGCGACGTGGAGACCTGGGACCAAGTCGTGACTGCAACGACCACGCCGATCATCATGCAGAACGTGGGCATCCAAGCCCGACTGCCCATCACAACGATCGGATCTCGGAGCCTCCTGATGCTCAGGTGTCACTGGCGCCACGACCACTGGAACGTCATCGCCGTGCCGGTGGAGAAGCGCTCCGGCCGGTGGTACAGGACCTCTCCGGAGACCACGACCTGCCCGGAGGACCAGTGGCCAGACAACATCAGCGACAAACTACTGTCCCAGAACCCGTACTTGCAGTCTGCCGATATTCACTACGCGATCAAGCCTCTTCCGCTGGGACTGCGGGTCGCGGAGGTCTTCCCCGACGACTCATGGGAAGAGCCTCGCGACACGCAGACCCGGATCAAGAGTCGAAGCAGCGCAGGATCGCCAACCGTGACGTTCGTCAGGTTGAAGGATAGCGCCGAGTCCGGCGGTTTCAAGTGTGACTACGTCCTGAAACTCGACGTCGACGGTCCTCGCGGCCGGACCGCCACCTGCCAGCTCGGCATCCTGCCGCGCGACTCACCCCTGGTACAGGCGGATCAGCTGACCAGCGCATTCGGCGGTTTCGGCGTGGCGGTAACCATTCCTGGCGAGTCCTCGGCGCTCGCGGTGGAATTGACGACGAGACTTCTCCACGGAAAGGAGGCGCACGTGGTGGATCTGTTCATGGACGAGACGCGGAGGAAACGCGAGGCATCTTGCAGCCGGGCGCTGCCGGAGCTCCCGTCAAAGACtgagaaggacgaggacaagcGGCTGGCCCAGCTGGACAGAGAAAGTCGGGccagagaggagagagaggagagagaggagagacagaAAAagatgagggagaggaagaggcgagATAAGGATAACCACGATTGTGTGAAATTTGCCATTTATTGGTCGATGGTGTTTACTTTTTTCTGGATGGCCATGGTTACTCTTGTCTGGAAAGGATGGGTGGCGCGGGTGTGTTGGACCGCTGGTTATGTGGCCTTGATCGCGCTCATTATCTTCGTCACAGCGGCGGACGTGAACAGGCCCGAGGACTCGGAACAGCGACAAGAACGGCTTCTAGAAGACCAAACAGGAACAGGATATTGAACTTTCGTGTAAAGCTTAGACAGAATCAGCGTACTCGCAGCCCGAAAGGCCAGGTCTCGTCATACTCGACGTCTCCGTGCGGCTGTTAAACCTCCATGGCGCCGACATACCGCATCTCGTCGAACCAGACATATATACCTTACTGCTCCGGCAGCTTCGCTTTAGAATAGTGCAACTACGTTTGCGTTTCCGGGCGGTAAATAACCCCGATGAACCTCTACAGCCACCGCCTTATCAGATCCCTCCGCAGCGCCTCGTCATACACGCCCGCCTCGTAGCTACCCGGCAGCCCCGGCCGGACCTTTATTATGCGTATGTCCCCGTCCTACAGGTCTGCTGCCACTACCGTGCCCCCGTGGCTGCCGCCATACCTGATAATACGCGCCTCCGCCCCGAACATCGACCTATATAGCTGCCCGATATTTAGCTCCGCGCGTGCTACTTATATCAGTCGCCCGCGCCTCGCCCTCGCGGCTGTTATGCGCCTACACCATCGCCTTAGCGTGCCCCGCTCGTTGCTAGCCGCCTAGCGTCTAGAATGCGTGTGTGTCGCGTAGGTTTGACGACTCCTCGCGCGTGAGGTATATAGCTTTGTAGTAGTTCTCGGAGTCTAGATGGGGTGTCAGCTTGTTACTTACTTGCGTTTGGACGCTTTATTTAGTGATTGTTAGTACGCACCGATGACTATCCGCGTGTTCTGCTCGCCGCTGTGGAACTCTTCCCCGTCTTAGTGGACCGTCGAGTACTCGAGCCTCTTCCGGAGGAAATCCTTGGGTATCTCGATCACCTCTTTCTCGTACCCCTCGAACCCCTCCGTGAGCGCCTCGAGGCCGTACTCGTGCGGGACCTGCGCCCACTCTATCAGCTTCCCGTACCGCCTGCGCGCCACCTCGGCCATGTCGGGGATGATATCCTCCAGCTAGTGAATGACCGCTGCATGGACGCCTTCAGCGAGTACAGGTCCAGCCCGTAGAACCTGACGCTGTCAGGGTCATGCAGGCATAATGCTAATAGCATACCCAAGAGCCATCTCCAAGTTGGATGCTAGCCAATATTCAAGTCAGCATCAGGCTGTCCCCATTGTTCTCGACGATACTCCTCCAAGAGCTCTTCACCCGTCTATTCGTGGCCGGCCCTCGTCGCCAGACCTCATGCACAACCTGAATCCCAGTCCTCACAGCCTCAATGCCATAAACCGAAACGTTGTTGTACCATTGCTTGAATCTCTCTTGGAGAGATGACTCAAAAGCCTCAGTAGCCCCGATGAAAGCAGGCCAGAAGAGTGGCGCCGCTAGGATCTTGGtctcggccttgatcttctcaatGGCTTCAATGCTGTCGAGAATCGTGTGGACGTACTGTCGGAGGTATCGGTATCCAAGAAGTCGAACGTTTTGCGAAAAGTAAATGATCAAGGCGTTGTGGAATGCTCGAGtctggtgatggatgattTCGGCGCTCATCCCCTTGTTTGCCTCTTGACACCAGGCGAGGCGCTCCTCCAGAGGCCAGTCGAGTATCTCATTTTCGAGTTTATCGCATAAACCTCCCAGAGGCTCAGAAATCGTCATACTGTCCGTCTTTTTACGTTCCATGTCCACCATGTCAATGATCTCGATTGCATCCTTGAGGAGCAGTAGCAAGCTTTGCGGTATGCCGTAAATGCACTCGTACGCCGCCATCTCAGTCATCGGTTCCTGGGTAATAGTGGAGCTTACTTCCATTGGCATCATTGAAGACGGTGAATCTTCTGACTCGAGGAAAAGCCGCTGCGGTAGGCTTGTAGGATGTGGACCCATGGCCCTGTGTGAGCTGATGGACGGGGAGAAGCGGGATGCCGTTCcggttcttgttcttggggcTGTGCTCTCGTAGATAACACGCAAGTATAGATAAATTCGATGCAAGGCTCGAGCCTTTCGAGAGAACTTGAACTTGCGTATGCTCATGTGGTTTATGAGTTGCTCAGCGCCGTCGAGATGCACGCTGCAAGTGTCTGTATCTCCAGACATGACCTGTTGAAGTGTCAGCGACGAGGGATGGTAGAGGGATATTAGTGACTCACATTTATAGTGATCATGGACAACATTGTAGCAAGAAACTCCTTGTATCTTGGTCGCTCCCCGCCATACAGATCCGACTCGACGGCCTGCTTGAGCAGTCCGATGGCATCGCAACGATATCGCGAAGCAACATTGCCCCATCTCTTAGCTTCATCCTCTCGTTCAGAAGTTTTATGATCGTTGGACAAGTAAAAGGCACTGATGGAAAGAAGAGCATTTCGGAGCGCATTCCggatcctcgtcgtcgaacCGCCAAAGCTCAATTCACCGACACATTGTAGAACTCGAGGCAGATGTATCGTCTTCCAAGGGCTTTTACCATTGTCGATGACGCAGAAGAGATTGACAACTCGATTGCGATAATGATCCATCAAGAATCGCTCTTGGCCGGGTACCACGTAGGGCTCAAGGCAATGAAGAAGCTCGTTGTAGTCAAGGCGCCATGTCTCGTCCGGCGTCGAGGCCTTGCAAAGCTTATCGGCCTTGGTTGTCTGTAGCTCATGCCGGATTAGAAGATCCTCAGGTGCTGTTGCAGGAGGTTCATGAGAGTGGTTCGAGATAGTAAGAGGGGATTTGTGCTGGGCTGGGGGAGCCTCCTGGGGCTGGTTCTCCAAGGCCAAAGAGGACTGGTGATCGTAGAGGTTACACAAGTCCCATGCGGCAGCTGTCTCCGAATATGAAGGGGAAGCGAAGTTGTCAAAGAAAAAGTTCGGAATGGCTTCTGCGCCCATGTCCagatcaccatcatcactctGGTGAGCAATTGGCTCCGGCTGCAGGTCAGTCAGACCATGAGCCTCAGGGGCTGGTTCAGGAGACTGTGACTGCTTCACACTGAAGACACCAAAGTTTTGGATAGATGTGCACACATTTTCCCCACCATCAGACCCCAGATCAGCCTCGAGGGAGTCGATAAAGCGGAGAATGCCCTCCACCTGACTCCAAGCCAGTACCGACTTTGGGGGCTCTACACGCACCATCAGTTCATGCACTACCAAGTCCAGGTGCAGACTTACCAGCAGGTATGTGACGCCTAAGAGATTGCGTCAGGGAAGACTCGCACGGAATCTCAGAGCGAAGGCTAGATTTGCCACAAGTATCCGGCGTCAGCCACTGAAGGCGGGCATCATAGCCTTCGCACGTCACGCGCTTCTCGCGACATTGACGACAATGCGGCCTTCCCTCATCGCACTTGATCTTGCGGGCGCGACAGGTCCAGCAACCGGTAAACGTCTTGGTACGCTTCCGCGATCGGTAGCTAGATCGAGTAGAGGAGGACATGGGTCAGGAAGCAGAGTAAGGAAGTTGAGAGCGTGGGGAAGGGGGATCTCGAGTGGAACTTGACTGGTTTTACCTTGGGGAAACTCGAGCCTGTGCCAAGTCATGCAGCTTGGGGCTtgttgctgatgctgatgtgTGATACGAACGATTCCTTCAAGGGGCTAGTCATCTCTTGGAGGCAAGGATCACAAGCCAGTCCCCACATGCTTTATCTGGAAGAGGAAAGCCACAGCGACAAGCTCCCTCTCGCTGACAACTTCACCTTTTGCAAGGAATGCCGGGTCGGTAATTGGCCAATGTCAACTTTACGTCAGAGAGAGCGGCAATGGCTTCCGATTATCGTAGATGCCGCAGGAGGCGTCATTTGAGTGATAATCGCAGATTGTTATCCATCGTGGCAAACCTCTGGCATTGATAACGTCCATCTACCATCTGATAAGCCTGACAGCTTCTCAGACATCCAAGGTCAATCCTACACTCATCATCGCTAgactcttttttcttcaccATGTCTACCACGACCACCGTTCAGACCGTTGCTCAGCCAGTTTTGAAGACTGAGCCCGCCCCCTCCAAGGACGCAGCTCCCAAAAATGCTCCTCCCAGCAACGTCGCTGATCTAGCGACTGGAGGCTACGAGTTCCCCGGAATCCCCAAGATCACAGATCCCTACAAGAAGAGACAATGGCAGCTCGAGCATATGGCCGGTGCCTTTAGGGTCTTTGCCAGAAAGGGCTTTACCGAGGGTACGAGTGGTCACATTAGCGTCCGTGACCCTGTCGACCCAAACACCTTTTGGATCAACCCGTAAATTCAACAACAACCTAGAAGAGGTCTATACTAACATGTACTAGCATGGGCAAGCATTTCGGTATGCTCAAGGCCAGTGATATGGTCCAAATCAACGAAGACGGACAAGTCATCGGTGGAAACAAGGTCGCCATCAACGCAGCCGGCTTCGTCATCCACAGCGCTATCCACCGTGCTCGCCCCGACGTTCACGCTGCGTGCCACATGCACTCTCCCGCCGGAAAAGCCTGGTCGACTTTTGGCAGGCCcatcgacatcatcaaccaaGATTCGTGCCTCTTCTACAACACACAGGCCGTGTATCAGGCCTTTGGAGGAGTCGTCCTTGGCGCTGAAGAGGGTCAGAACATCGTCAAGGCACTGGGTGACAAGGGTCGCGTGATCTTCCTCCAGAACCACGGTCTTCTCACAACAGGCGGCACAGTCGACGAGGCTGCGTACCTTTTCACCTGTCTGGAGCGAACTTGTGAAGTGCAACTGATGGTCGAGGGCGCGGGGCTACCAAAGAACATCATCGGGGACAAGGAAGCCGAGTTCACTGCCAGAGTGAACGCTGACCCCGTAAGCATCCATCTTTATATGAAGGGAACACGGACGCTAATTCATTTATAGGAGACACTCTACACCGAGTTCCAGCCGGATTTCGAGTACGAGATTTGGAAGTCCGGGGGAGAACTGTGCAAGGGAGAATAAACAAGGAATTTCTTAGCTTTGTCTTGAAGGAAAATATTTCCACATTCATTATGTCTCATATAACTTCACTCAATACCGCAATGATGCAAGAATCAAGCACAAAAGTCATGTCAATCATCACATTGTTCGCTTCCATGTCAACCCCCCTCCTACTCCGTCTAAATGCAAAACAATCCGTCAACTATCCTTCATCTGCTATGCCTTGACAGCTTAATGTTAACCCTTAAAAGGGTTGCCACCCCTCTCTAGTATACACAATCATCCCAAAAGGCACAACTAGGTTCTCAGAATACAGAACAATCTCGGGCTCGTGAAGGACTCCCCCTTCCGCAATCACAGCCCCTTCAACAGACTGATATCCAGTGCTTGGGCCTTTTCTCCCATGGTCTGCACGGTATAATTTCTCAGACTTTCCAACAGAGACCGCACATAGCAGCATGACATGCAGCTTCGAGTGCATGTGGTGGTTCATGACCCAGTTGTCAGCCTTGGAAGACACATCGGTTGTATATATTCCAGGACCAAACATGCAAGTTGATTCTAGACCTTGTTAGTACCTCAATGCATATCCCCTGGGCTGTGGTATACTTACTGGCCCAGTCTAGCTTGAACCCGTCCCTTAGAATGCCGCAGAGACGGCATTCAGTATTGTTACAGACTCTCAAAGCGTAATTGGGATCACCGACATGGCGGGCTCTCTGAGTCCCATGGAAGAGAACCCTAGCTTCACCGCGGTTCAAGTAGGCAACCAGTTCTTGGACGCGCTATTTGTGTACATAGATGCATTGGA includes:
- a CDS encoding HET domain-containing protein; this encodes MPLLNATTLRLETVNPGSEPYAILSHRWADDEVLFNDVENGTAHERRGYAKLRGCCDTALSQNLKYVWIDTCCIDKSSSAELSEEINSMFRWYSMAEVCYAYLHDATGEQNYLSSEWFDRGWTLQELIAPKKVEFYAKNWTKFGSRSQLSKVLSKKTGIAEAYLHGADLSRASIAERMSWAAKRVTTRPEDMAYCLLGIFNTHMSPIYGEGGGMAFIRLQRELLDKSSDHSFLAWGSPTAPGALAVAAPEATDVLSGVLARSPASFVGCGDVETWDQVVTATTTPIIMQNVGIQARLPITTIGSRSLLMLRCHWRHDHWNVIAVPVEKRSGRWYRTSPETTTCPEDQWPDNISDKLLSQNPYLQSADIHYAIKPLPLGLRVAEVFPDDSWEEPRDTQTRIKSRSSAGSPTVTFVRLKDSAESGGFKCDYVLKLDVDGPRGRTATCQLGILPRDSPLVQADQLTSAFGGFGVAVTIPGESSALAVELTTRLLHGKEAHVVDLFMDETRRKREASCSRALPELPSKTEKDEDKRLAQLDRESRAREEREEREERQKKMRERKRRDKDNHDCVKFAIYWSMVFTFFWMAMVTLVWKGWVARVCWTAGYVALIALIIFVTAADVNRPEDSEQRQERLLEDQTGTGY
- a CDS encoding Zn(2)-C6 fungal-type domain-containing protein: MSSSTRSSYRSRKRTKTFTGCWTCRARKIKCDEGRPHCRQCREKRVTCEGYDARLQWLTPDTCGKSSLRSEIPCESSLTQSLRRHIPAEPPKSVLAWSQVEGILRFIDSLEADLGSDGGENVCTSIQNFGVFSVKQSQSPEPAPEAHGLTDLQPEPIAHQSDDGDLDMGAEAIPNFFFDNFASPSYSETAAAWDLCNLYDHQSSLALENQPQEAPPAQHKSPLTISNHSHEPPATAPEDLLIRHELQTTKADKLCKASTPDETWRLDYNELLHCLEPYVVPGQERFLMDHYRNRVVNLFCVIDNGKSPWKTIHLPRVLQCVGELSFGGSTTRIRNALRNALLSISAFYLSNDHKTSEREDEAKRWGNVASRYRCDAIGLLKQAVESDLYGGERPRYKEFLATMLSMITINVMSGDTDTCSVHLDGAEQLINHMSIRKFKFSRKARALHRIYLYLRVIYESTAPRTRTGTASRFSPSISSHRAMGPHPTSLPQRLFLESEDSPSSMMPMEVSSTITQEPMTEMAAYECIYGIPQSLLLLLKDAIEIIDMVDMERKKTDSMTISEPLGGLCDKLENEILDWPLEERLAWCQEANKGMSAEIIHHQTRAFHNALIIYFSQNVRLLGYRYLRQYVHTILDSIEAIEKIKAETKILAAPLFWPAFIGATEAFESSLQERFKQWYNNVSVYGIEALEDIIPDMAEVARRRYGKLIEWAQVPHEYGLEALTEGFEGGEQNTRIVIDSENYYKAIYLTREESSNLRDTHAF